Proteins encoded in a region of the Gammaproteobacteria bacterium genome:
- a CDS encoding YqiA/YcfP family alpha/beta fold hydrolase encodes MSSEDHFVIYLHGFLSSPESKKARQTVHYCQERGMGSRLLVPELTGGPAESVAQVQEIIDGLDGRPVGLIGSSLGGFYATCLAETNRLRAAVINPAVQPFLRWRDYLGEHRNYYSDAVHVVTEQHVMELQELNVEALQTPDNYLLLAQTGDEVLDYRLAEGLYQMGTCIIQEGGNHSFENYADFLPIIFDFLAIKN; translated from the coding sequence ATGAGCAGTGAAGATCATTTCGTTATTTACCTGCATGGATTCCTGAGTTCTCCGGAATCGAAAAAGGCCAGGCAGACTGTCCACTATTGCCAGGAACGGGGCATGGGCAGTCGCCTGCTGGTCCCGGAATTGACGGGAGGGCCAGCCGAATCGGTCGCTCAGGTGCAGGAAATAATCGACGGGCTGGATGGCAGACCGGTCGGCCTCATAGGCAGCTCGCTGGGGGGGTTCTATGCCACCTGCCTGGCGGAAACAAACCGGTTGCGCGCGGCAGTCATCAACCCGGCGGTACAACCTTTTCTGCGCTGGCGGGATTACCTGGGAGAACACAGAAATTATTACTCTGACGCCGTGCACGTGGTCACCGAACAGCACGTTATGGAGCTGCAAGAACTGAACGTGGAAGCGCTCCAGACACCGGATAATTATCTGCTGCTGGCCCAGACCGGCGACGAAGTACTGGATTATCGCCTGGCCGAAGGGCTCTATCAGATGGGGACCTGTATAATCCAGGAAGGCGGCAATCACAGTTTTGAAAACTATGCAGATTTTCTACCCATAATTTTCGATTTTCTGGCTATCAAGAATTGA
- the pdsS gene encoding proteobacterial dedicated sortase system histidine kinase — protein sequence MVFRLRKFIGIRFKLVFLSSFLLIIPWLGYRYILEMEEYLRLGQEQVVLGSARALATALNERPELFDEANYSPARRSSDLYVYPIYYPLALDDGNLLDWREYQRYEVRYDNRDYLRTPLNPARNYDKEDSLHFNAMVGEYNRSLYAYFRVVDDSPVYRSRDALSLTRSDFLHIAMLGPEGHEINHFVIAPHEPEFLYPFKVNADFSDPKYENRISGQWYATDKGYEVELQIPLDMLGSKLGFAFYDVDNTESRQVETVIATSNVNSSEGLGSLLRPTPEIDRIVDGFGESESRIQVVDVTGRVLLTAGDIQTATGLMLVNEDSETYTNKYWGYINERILKPLYYRVLTKPSNDFIDELYTGVTREGAHIDSALAGVPQTQFRTLTDTQTRILGAAHPILANGEVLGAVVVDQNMNGIRTFRNQALERLFNTMLAVMLAVVLGLFFFASRISRRIRLLRNQAENIIDDSGRVRNTIEASRNGDEIGDLSRSFSSIVERLTQYTSYLENMSSRLSHELRTPVTVVRSSLENLGMVANNEESAIYIERADEGIRRLNTILTNMSEATRLEQMLQTSEKEKIDLVAVIRGCVEGYEMAYPEVRFEMDTSNRPIFIHGVPEYIAQLMDKLVANAVEFSFPDESIRVLCHNMRDHAIIKVINHGPYLPEEMKGRLFDSMISVRPQEKQKQPHLGMGLHIARLIAEFHGGQIRADDLTDAQGVAITVILPLFFK from the coding sequence ATGGTGTTCAGGCTGAGGAAATTCATAGGCATCCGCTTTAAACTGGTCTTTCTGTCCAGTTTTCTACTGATCATTCCATGGCTTGGCTACCGCTACATCCTCGAGATGGAGGAGTACCTGCGTCTGGGCCAGGAGCAGGTGGTACTGGGTTCTGCGCGGGCGCTTGCCACTGCCCTCAATGAGCGGCCGGAACTGTTTGACGAGGCCAACTACAGCCCGGCCCGCCGCAGCAGCGATCTTTACGTCTACCCGATTTACTACCCGCTGGCTCTTGACGATGGCAATCTGCTGGACTGGCGTGAGTATCAGCGCTATGAGGTAAGGTATGACAACAGGGACTACCTGCGTACGCCATTAAACCCGGCGCGCAACTATGACAAGGAGGACTCCCTGCATTTCAATGCCATGGTGGGGGAATACAACCGGTCGCTGTATGCCTATTTTCGCGTGGTGGACGATTCTCCCGTTTACCGCAGCAGAGACGCCCTGAGTCTTACGCGTAGTGATTTCCTGCATATCGCTATGCTGGGGCCGGAGGGGCACGAGATAAATCACTTCGTCATCGCCCCGCATGAACCCGAGTTCCTCTATCCGTTCAAGGTCAACGCCGATTTTTCCGATCCGAAATATGAAAACCGCATCAGTGGGCAATGGTATGCCACCGACAAGGGATACGAGGTGGAGCTGCAGATTCCCCTGGATATGCTCGGCAGCAAGCTGGGGTTCGCTTTCTACGACGTGGATAATACGGAAAGTCGCCAGGTTGAAACCGTCATTGCCACTTCGAATGTCAACAGCAGCGAAGGGCTGGGCTCACTGCTGCGGCCTACTCCGGAAATAGATCGTATAGTGGACGGGTTCGGAGAGTCCGAATCCCGCATCCAGGTGGTCGATGTCACCGGCAGGGTATTGTTGACAGCTGGCGACATTCAGACCGCAACCGGTCTGATGCTGGTCAACGAGGATTCGGAAACCTACACCAACAAATACTGGGGCTATATCAACGAGAGAATACTCAAGCCGCTGTACTATCGGGTTCTGACCAAGCCGAGTAACGATTTTATCGATGAGCTGTATACGGGTGTCACCCGGGAGGGTGCCCATATCGATTCCGCCCTGGCGGGGGTGCCACAGACCCAGTTCCGGACCCTGACCGACACCCAGACCCGTATCCTGGGCGCCGCGCATCCAATCCTGGCCAACGGGGAAGTGCTGGGTGCGGTGGTGGTCGATCAGAACATGAACGGCATCCGGACGTTCAGAAACCAGGCCCTGGAAAGATTGTTCAATACCATGCTGGCGGTCATGCTGGCAGTAGTTCTGGGACTGTTCTTTTTTGCATCGCGCATTTCACGTCGTATTCGCCTGCTTCGGAACCAGGCGGAAAACATCATCGACGATAGCGGCAGGGTGAGGAACACCATTGAAGCCAGTAGAAACGGCGATGAGATAGGTGACCTGAGCCGCAGCTTTTCCAGCATTGTGGAACGTCTGACTCAATACACCAGCTACCTGGAAAACATGTCTTCACGGTTGTCTCACGAGCTGCGCACGCCGGTTACCGTGGTACGGTCTTCGCTGGAAAACCTGGGCATGGTAGCTAACAACGAAGAATCGGCCATCTATATCGAGCGTGCCGATGAGGGTATTCGCAGGCTAAACACAATTCTTACCAATATGAGCGAAGCTACCCGTCTGGAGCAGATGCTGCAGACGTCGGAGAAAGAAAAAATAGATCTGGTGGCGGTCATTCGAGGCTGCGTGGAAGGTTACGAGATGGCCTACCCGGAAGTCCGTTTCGAAATGGATACCAGTAACCGTCCCATCTTTATTCACGGCGTACCGGAGTACATTGCCCAGCTGATGGATAAACTGGTGGCCAATGCCGTGGAATTTTCGTTTCCTGACGAGAGTATACGGGTTCTTTGTCACAACATGCGGGATCACGCGATCATCAAGGTGATCAATCACGGGCCCTACCTTCCGGAAGAAATGAAAGGCCGCTTGTTCGACTCCATGATCTCGGTACGGCCCCAGGAAAAACAGAAGCAGCCCCATCTGGGTATGGGTCTGCACATTGCCAGGCTGATCGCCGAATTCCACGGTGGTCAGATCCGGGCAGATGACTTGACTGACGCCCAGGGTGTGGCAATTACCGTGATACTTCCGCTGTTTTTTAAATAA
- a CDS encoding DUF2889 domain-containing protein, protein MPLPAPAPREHLHTRAITYQGFERADGLWDIEAHMTDVKTYEFQNDWRGTVQVGEPLHEMLLRVTIDDKFVIHDVEAATEHSPFEMCPGIAPAYKSLVGITMGPGWRRAIRQKVGGKEGCTHLTELLFPMATVAFQTIWPRRRHQARQSDSNVGTSKRRPQVLDTCHAWASDSPVVKKNAPDFYTGD, encoded by the coding sequence ATGCCCTTACCCGCCCCCGCACCCCGTGAGCACCTCCATACCCGCGCGATCACCTATCAGGGATTCGAAAGGGCGGATGGTCTCTGGGACATAGAAGCGCACATGACGGACGTCAAGACCTATGAATTTCAAAACGATTGGCGGGGCACGGTCCAGGTAGGAGAGCCCCTGCACGAAATGCTGCTGCGGGTGACCATCGACGACAAGTTTGTCATTCACGACGTCGAGGCGGCAACCGAGCACAGCCCCTTCGAAATGTGCCCCGGCATCGCACCCGCTTATAAATCTCTGGTGGGCATTACCATGGGACCGGGCTGGCGCCGCGCCATTCGCCAGAAAGTGGGCGGCAAAGAGGGTTGCACGCACCTGACCGAACTGCTGTTTCCCATGGCCACGGTCGCTTTCCAGACCATCTGGCCGCGGCGCCGGCACCAGGCCAGGCAATCCGACTCCAACGTCGGCACCAGCAAACGTCGCCCGCAGGTACTGGACACCTGCCATGCCTGGGCCAGTGACTCGCCAGTGGTAAAAAAGAATGCACCGGATTTCTATACCGGAGACTGA
- the parE gene encoding DNA topoisomerase IV subunit B — MSNTYDADAIEVLKGLDPVRKRPGMYTDTTRPNHLVQEVVDNSVDEALAGYAKHISVTLYKDGTVEVSDDGRGMPIDKHKGEKVTGVELILTRLHAGGKFSNNNYQYSGGLHGVGVSVVNALSKTLEVTVKRDGVVYLMKFKDGNKASELKPIDTVGKRNNGTTVSFLPDEKYFDSPKISISRLKHVLRAKAVLCSGLKVSFIDKTVAEDKAQSEEWYFEDGLTDYLTQATADYETLPEEPFTGSIQGNNEAADWAVQWLPEGGEVVAESYVNLIPTSQGGTHVNGLRTGLLDAIREFCEFRNLLPRGLKLSPEDVWDRCCYVLSSKLVDPQFSGQTKERLSSRQCAVFVAGVVKDAFSLWLNQHTAEAEALVELCIRNAQHRLKAGKLVTRKKVTAGPALPGKLADCSSQDAMRGELFLVEGDSAGGSAKQARDRQFQAIMPLRGKILNTWEVDSGEILASQEVHDIAVALGVDPGSDDLEGLRYGKICILADADSDGLHIATLLCALFVRHFRPLVAAGHVFVAMPPLFRIDVGKDVYYALDDDEKNGILDRIAAEKKSAKVNVQRFKGLGEMNPLQLRETTMAPDTRRLVQLTLDDPPGLRKKQTTDEIMDMLLAKKRAADRKSWLEESGNLADLAE, encoded by the coding sequence ATGAGTAATACCTACGACGCGGATGCTATCGAGGTCCTCAAGGGGCTCGATCCAGTTCGTAAAAGACCGGGGATGTACACCGATACCACCCGGCCCAACCACCTGGTTCAGGAAGTGGTCGACAACAGTGTCGACGAGGCTTTGGCCGGCTATGCCAAACATATCTCTGTCACTCTGTACAAGGACGGCACCGTGGAAGTCTCCGACGACGGTCGCGGCATGCCTATCGACAAGCACAAAGGTGAGAAAGTCACCGGGGTCGAACTGATCCTGACCCGCCTGCATGCCGGGGGTAAATTTTCCAACAACAACTACCAGTACTCCGGTGGCCTCCATGGGGTCGGTGTGTCGGTGGTCAACGCGCTTTCAAAAACCCTGGAAGTAACCGTCAAGCGTGATGGTGTCGTCTACCTGATGAAATTCAAGGATGGCAACAAGGCATCGGAGCTGAAGCCCATCGATACAGTGGGCAAGCGCAACAACGGGACTACCGTTAGCTTTCTGCCCGACGAAAAATATTTTGATTCGCCGAAAATCTCCATTTCGCGACTGAAGCATGTTCTGCGTGCCAAGGCGGTACTGTGTTCCGGCTTGAAGGTCAGTTTTATCGACAAGACGGTCGCAGAAGACAAGGCCCAGAGCGAGGAATGGTATTTCGAGGACGGCCTGACGGATTATCTCACGCAGGCTACCGCTGACTATGAGACGCTGCCGGAAGAGCCCTTTACCGGTTCCATTCAGGGCAATAACGAAGCCGCGGACTGGGCGGTGCAATGGCTGCCCGAGGGCGGTGAGGTAGTGGCCGAGAGCTATGTGAACCTGATACCCACCTCTCAGGGTGGAACCCACGTGAACGGGCTGCGTACCGGCCTGCTGGATGCAATCCGGGAATTCTGCGAGTTCCGCAACCTGCTGCCCCGGGGGCTTAAACTGTCACCGGAGGATGTCTGGGACAGATGTTGTTACGTGCTCTCCTCAAAACTGGTGGATCCGCAGTTTTCCGGTCAGACCAAGGAGCGGCTGTCGTCTCGCCAGTGTGCCGTGTTCGTTGCCGGTGTGGTCAAGGATGCTTTCAGTCTGTGGCTTAATCAGCACACGGCCGAGGCGGAAGCCCTGGTAGAGCTCTGTATTCGTAACGCCCAGCACCGCCTCAAGGCCGGCAAGCTGGTCACCCGGAAAAAAGTCACGGCCGGGCCAGCCCTGCCGGGTAAGCTGGCGGACTGTTCCAGTCAGGACGCCATGCGCGGTGAGCTGTTCCTGGTCGAGGGAGACTCGGCGGGCGGTTCCGCCAAGCAGGCGCGGGATCGCCAGTTTCAGGCCATCATGCCGCTGCGGGGCAAGATTCTGAACACCTGGGAAGTGGATTCCGGTGAAATTCTCGCTTCCCAGGAGGTTCACGACATCGCCGTGGCGCTGGGTGTGGACCCCGGCTCCGATGATCTTGAAGGCTTACGTTACGGCAAGATCTGTATTCTCGCCGATGCCGATTCGGATGGCCTGCATATAGCCACCTTGCTGTGCGCCCTGTTCGTCAGGCATTTCCGGCCCCTGGTGGCCGCAGGCCATGTGTTCGTGGCGATGCCGCCGCTGTTTCGAATCGATGTTGGCAAGGACGTCTACTACGCCCTGGATGATGATGAAAAGAATGGCATTCTTGATCGCATAGCAGCCGAGAAAAAATCTGCCAAGGTGAACGTGCAGCGTTTCAAGGGCCTTGGTGAGATGAATCCCTTACAGCTGCGGGAAACCACCATGGCCCCGGATACGCGGCGCCTGGTGCAGTTGACTCTTGACGATCCGCCGGGGCTCCGCAAGAAGCAGACGACCGATGAAATAATGGACATGTTACTGGCCAAGAAACGGGCCGCTGATCGCAAGAGCTGGCTGGAAGAGTCCGGCAACCTGGCTGACCTTGCTGAGTAG
- a CDS encoding NUDIX domain-containing protein — MKPLNLLFVCTGNACRSQMAEGWGRHLCGQLPPYLAVDVQSAGLEAHGLNPAAVAAMADRGVDISSQQSTVLTPAMIADADLVITVCSHADAHCPIIPAGKQKRHLPFDDPAAATGSEAEIRSEFARVCEEIRQAVTELFHELLLQRLAREQGSVFEHADLEVLSRERVYDGFIPVDVLQLRHRLFAGGWSETMRRELAIRPAAVGVLLYDPRRDDLVMVKQFRTGVLDADHSPWLLEIVAGLADADEAPIEVAKREAREEANCAITEVIPICEYFNSPGWCDEKINLFCARVDAGQLQGIHGLDAEHEDILIVSVPLPQAVEMIATGEINNAMSIIAIQWLQLNRERLRAE; from the coding sequence GTGAAACCCCTGAACCTGCTGTTTGTCTGCACGGGCAATGCCTGCCGATCGCAGATGGCCGAGGGCTGGGGCCGCCATCTTTGCGGGCAACTTCCGCCGTACCTGGCCGTGGATGTCCAGTCAGCAGGGCTCGAAGCCCATGGCCTGAATCCGGCGGCGGTGGCTGCCATGGCCGATCGGGGCGTGGATATCAGCAGTCAGCAGTCCACTGTGCTGACCCCCGCCATGATTGCAGACGCCGATCTGGTGATTACCGTCTGTTCCCATGCCGACGCGCACTGCCCGATCATCCCCGCTGGCAAGCAGAAACGTCATCTGCCGTTCGATGACCCCGCCGCCGCGACCGGCAGCGAGGCGGAGATCAGGTCGGAATTCGCCAGGGTATGCGAGGAGATCCGGCAGGCAGTCACCGAGCTGTTTCACGAGCTGCTGCTGCAGCGCCTGGCCCGGGAGCAGGGCAGTGTCTTCGAGCATGCTGACCTGGAGGTCCTGTCGCGGGAGCGGGTCTACGATGGGTTTATTCCGGTGGATGTCCTGCAGTTGCGGCACCGTTTATTCGCCGGGGGCTGGAGCGAGACGATGCGTCGCGAACTGGCCATCCGCCCGGCGGCTGTCGGGGTACTGCTTTATGATCCCCGGCGGGACGATCTGGTGATGGTCAAGCAGTTTCGAACCGGTGTGCTGGATGCTGACCACAGTCCGTGGCTACTGGAAATTGTCGCGGGGCTGGCCGATGCCGACGAGGCTCCCATTGAGGTAGCGAAAAGAGAGGCACGGGAAGAAGCCAACTGTGCTATTACCGAGGTCATCCCTATCTGTGAGTATTTCAACAGCCCCGGCTGGTGTGATGAAAAAATCAACCTGTTCTGCGCCCGGGTTGATGCCGGTCAGTTGCAGGGGATACACGGTCTTGACGCCGAGCACGAAGACATTCTGATCGTGAGCGTGCCCCTGCCCCAGGCGGTGGAAATGATCGCCACGGGTGAAATCAATAACGCCATGTCCATTATTGCGATTCAGTGGTTGCAACTTAACAGGGAGAGGTTGCGCGCAGAGTGA
- the parC gene encoding DNA topoisomerase IV subunit A, which yields MTQEITVNEDGQEQISLKQYSQQAYLNYSMYVINDRALPHIADGLKPVQRRIVYAMSELGLKATAKYKKSARTIGDVIGKFHPHGDSACYEAMVMMAQPFNYRYPLVDGQGNWGSPDDPKSFAAMRYTESKLRAYSEILLSELGQGTVDWKPNFDGTLEEPELLPARLPNVLLNGGSGIAVGMATDIPPHNMREVASACIHLLDKPKATLTDLCEHVKAPDFPTDAEIITPRADILAMYETGRGSLKARATYQLENGEIVITALPYQVSGNKVLEQIAAQMQKKKLPMVVDLRDESDHENPTRIVIVPRSNRVNGDELMLHLFSTTDLEKNYRVNFNMIGTNRRPQVKNLVSLLKEWLEFRAVTVRRRLQFRLDKILDRLHILEGLLIAFLNIDEVIAIIRREDKPKPVLMERFQISDRQAEAILELKLRQLAKLEEIKIRAEQEDLSEERKALEKTLGSEARLKSLIKKEIQADAEAYGDDRRSPLVEREEAQAFSEVELISTEPVTVILSQRGWVRAARGHEVEPEKLQYKSGDSFKLAAPGKSNQLAVFIDSTGRAYSLPAHSLPSARGQGEPLTGRLTPPSGATFEGLAIGDEKKEVLLASDAGYGFVATLGDLHSKNKSGKNVLNLPKGARVLPACEVSDYESDLIVAVSNEGRMLMFPLKELPRLARGKGNKILSVPSARVAERIEYVVALAVLSAQQSLTVYAGRRHHNLKPSDLEHYRGERGRRGNKLPRGFQNVDRIEVIG from the coding sequence ATGACCCAGGAAATAACAGTAAACGAAGACGGTCAGGAACAGATTTCCCTGAAGCAGTATTCGCAGCAGGCATACCTGAACTATTCCATGTATGTCATCAACGATCGCGCCCTGCCGCATATCGCCGACGGACTGAAACCGGTCCAGCGTCGCATCGTCTACGCGATGTCAGAGCTGGGTCTCAAAGCGACTGCCAAGTACAAGAAATCGGCCCGCACCATTGGCGACGTGATCGGCAAGTTTCATCCTCATGGGGACTCGGCCTGTTACGAAGCCATGGTGATGATGGCCCAGCCTTTCAATTACCGTTATCCGCTGGTGGACGGGCAGGGCAACTGGGGTTCACCGGACGACCCCAAATCGTTCGCCGCCATGCGCTACACCGAGTCCAAGCTGCGGGCCTATTCAGAGATTCTGCTCTCGGAGCTCGGACAGGGGACCGTGGACTGGAAGCCCAATTTCGACGGTACCCTTGAAGAGCCGGAACTGTTACCGGCGCGGTTACCCAATGTGCTGCTGAACGGCGGCAGTGGCATCGCGGTCGGTATGGCAACGGACATTCCGCCTCACAACATGCGGGAAGTGGCCAGTGCCTGTATTCACCTGTTGGACAAACCCAAGGCGACTCTGACTGACCTGTGTGAGCACGTCAAGGCACCGGACTTCCCCACCGATGCGGAAATCATTACGCCCCGGGCAGACATCCTGGCCATGTACGAGACCGGCCGGGGATCCTTGAAAGCCCGGGCCACCTACCAGCTGGAGAACGGCGAGATCGTCATCACCGCGCTGCCCTACCAGGTTTCCGGCAACAAGGTGCTTGAACAGATTGCCGCGCAGATGCAGAAGAAGAAACTGCCCATGGTGGTCGACCTGCGCGACGAATCCGATCATGAGAATCCTACCCGAATTGTTATTGTGCCCCGCTCCAACCGGGTCAATGGCGATGAGTTGATGCTGCATCTGTTTTCCACCACCGACCTGGAGAAGAATTACCGGGTCAACTTCAACATGATCGGCACCAATCGTCGCCCCCAGGTAAAGAACCTGGTGTCACTCTTAAAGGAGTGGCTGGAATTCCGCGCCGTAACCGTACGGCGTCGTTTGCAGTTCCGGTTAGACAAGATTCTCGACAGGCTGCACATCCTGGAAGGGCTGCTGATTGCCTTTCTGAACATCGATGAGGTCATTGCGATCATCCGCAGAGAGGACAAGCCCAAGCCTGTTTTGATGGAAAGATTCCAGATCAGTGACCGACAGGCGGAAGCGATTCTGGAACTGAAACTGCGGCAGTTGGCAAAACTGGAAGAGATCAAGATCCGCGCCGAGCAGGAAGACCTGAGCGAAGAGCGCAAAGCTCTGGAAAAGACCCTGGGCTCCGAGGCGCGTCTGAAATCCCTTATCAAGAAGGAAATTCAGGCGGATGCCGAAGCCTACGGCGATGACCGTCGCTCACCGCTGGTGGAGCGGGAGGAAGCCCAGGCCTTCAGTGAGGTGGAACTGATTTCCACCGAGCCGGTAACTGTTATTCTTTCCCAGCGTGGCTGGGTGCGGGCCGCCAGGGGGCACGAGGTCGAGCCGGAGAAGCTGCAATACAAATCCGGCGACAGCTTCAAGCTGGCTGCTCCGGGCAAGAGCAACCAGCTTGCTGTCTTCATCGACTCCACCGGCAGAGCCTATTCGTTGCCCGCCCATTCACTGCCTTCCGCCCGGGGGCAGGGGGAACCTCTCACCGGCAGACTGACACCGCCCTCCGGCGCTACCTTCGAAGGACTGGCCATTGGCGACGAAAAGAAAGAGGTGCTGCTGGCGTCGGATGCGGGGTACGGTTTTGTGGCCACCCTGGGTGACCTGCACAGCAAGAACAAGTCGGGCAAGAACGTGCTGAACCTGCCAAAGGGTGCCAGGGTGTTACCCGCCTGCGAGGTGAGCGACTACGAATCGGATCTGATCGTGGCGGTCAGCAACGAAGGCCGGATGCTGATGTTTCCGCTGAAGGAACTGCCACGACTTGCCAGGGGCAAGGGCAATAAAATACTCAGCGTTCCGTCGGCCCGGGTCGCTGAACGGATTGAATACGTGGTTGCGCTGGCGGTGCTGTCAGCGCAACAGTCGCTGACTGTGTATGCGGGGCGGCGCCATCACAACCTGAAGCCTTCGGACCTGGAGCATTATCGTGGCGAGCGGGGTCGGCGTGGGAACAAGTTGCCCCGCGGGTTTCAGAACGTGGACCGTATCGAGGTCATCGGTTAG
- a CDS encoding peptidylprolyl isomerase: MVSATARHILVETEEKCLELKERIAAGEDFAAIAQAHSSCPSKAQGGDLGRFSPGMMVPEFDKVVFSADVNSLQGPVKTQFGYHLLEVTERTE; the protein is encoded by the coding sequence ATGGTAAGTGCAACAGCTAGACATATACTGGTGGAAACCGAAGAAAAGTGCCTGGAACTGAAAGAACGCATAGCGGCCGGTGAAGATTTTGCCGCGATCGCGCAGGCGCATTCCTCCTGCCCGTCCAAGGCTCAGGGTGGTGATCTGGGCCGCTTCAGTCCCGGCATGATGGTGCCTGAATTCGACAAGGTGGTTTTCAGTGCCGACGTCAATTCCCTGCAGGGTCCAGTAAAGACCCAGTTCGGCTATCATCTGCTGGAAGTCACCGAGCGCACCGAGTGA
- a CDS encoding DUF1249 domain-containing protein yields MKDRSYSVDLIKQMAECDANYIRLLKLIPELREFHRDAPQSWANDSDRLLAEFVIADDYEGRGETVVEVRVIESFRYTTTLEITQRPALGGWLTNPSMQVRIYHDANTAEVTSYQHHRNFQSHYLRPQQVRFQRDEKIQVNRFLGEWLSLCLQAGRCLKVPDIAFS; encoded by the coding sequence ATGAAAGATCGAAGTTACAGTGTAGACCTGATAAAGCAGATGGCAGAATGTGATGCCAATTACATCAGGTTACTCAAATTAATACCTGAACTGCGTGAGTTTCATCGCGATGCTCCGCAGTCATGGGCCAACGACTCGGACAGACTGCTCGCCGAATTTGTCATCGCCGACGATTACGAAGGGCGCGGCGAGACGGTAGTTGAGGTGCGTGTCATTGAATCGTTCCGGTATACCACCACGTTGGAGATTACCCAGCGCCCCGCATTGGGCGGGTGGCTGACCAATCCATCCATGCAGGTGCGGATTTACCACGACGCCAATACAGCGGAAGTAACTTCTTATCAGCATCACCGCAATTTTCAGTCCCATTATCTGCGGCCACAGCAGGTCAGATTCCAGCGGGACGAAAAAATTCAGGTGAACAGATTTCTGGGCGAATGGCTGTCTCTCTGTCTGCAGGCTGGGCGTTGTCTGAAAGTGCCGGATATCGCATTTAGTTAA
- the cpdA gene encoding 3',5'-cyclic-AMP phosphodiesterase has product MDIAKNPINVLQITDTHLYSVHSGTLLKINTHGSLSAVLDTVTRNENDIDLILATGDIAQDASPSSYQHFLKYMERFDAPVRWVPGNHDSGDVMQEVAGEQGLCNKVETIGNWQFIMLDSSRVNHVDGYLAEPELQVLESALSEAESDPVIEHSLVTLHHNPVPGSSAWMKDIGLRNDREFMALLKRSSTLRCVVYGHIHQALDFKVGGIRFFCTPSTCIQFKPEVIDFALDSINPGYRRLKLFADGSIESEVIRIDGAEFRPDYDSAGY; this is encoded by the coding sequence GTGGATATTGCAAAAAATCCGATCAATGTCCTTCAGATCACTGACACCCACCTTTATTCGGTGCATTCCGGAACGTTACTTAAAATTAACACCCACGGCAGCCTGTCGGCCGTTCTTGATACAGTTACCAGAAATGAAAATGACATCGACCTGATTCTGGCAACCGGTGATATTGCGCAGGATGCCTCCCCGAGTTCCTACCAGCATTTTCTGAAATACATGGAGCGCTTCGACGCGCCGGTGCGCTGGGTACCGGGCAATCATGATTCCGGCGACGTCATGCAGGAAGTGGCCGGCGAGCAGGGGCTCTGCAATAAGGTGGAGACGATTGGAAACTGGCAGTTCATCATGCTGGATTCAAGCCGGGTCAACCATGTTGATGGTTACCTTGCCGAGCCCGAACTACAGGTATTGGAATCCGCGCTGTCGGAAGCGGAATCCGACCCGGTCATCGAGCACAGCCTGGTTACCTTGCACCATAACCCGGTACCGGGCAGTTCCGCCTGGATGAAAGATATCGGTTTGCGCAATGACAGAGAATTCATGGCATTACTGAAGCGGTCGTCGACTCTGCGCTGTGTGGTCTATGGGCATATCCATCAGGCGCTGGATTTCAAGGTGGGCGGCATCCGCTTTTTCTGTACCCCCTCCACCTGTATTCAGTTCAAGCCGGAGGTCATCGACTTTGCGCTGGACTCGATCAATCCAGGCTACCGGCGTCTGAAACTGTTCGCGGACGGCTCCATCGAATCGGAAGTTATCCGCATTGATGGTGCCGAGTTCCGGCCGGACTACGACAGCGCAGGCTACTGA